In the Agrobacterium vitis genome, ATTTTCGCGCCGCCTTTGCCGGTTTCGACTTTGCAAAAGTGGCACTATTCGATGATGCGGACATAGCCCGTTGCCTTGCCGATACCGGCATCGTACGCCATCGCGGCAAGATCGTTTCCACCATCAACAATGCCCGGCGGGCCTTGGAATTGCAGGCAGAGTTCGGCTCCCTCGCCGCTTATTTCTGGCGTTTTGAGCCTGGTCCCGAAGAACGCCCGGCAAAAATGGATTATGCGACGCTGCGCGCCAATCCCACCTCGCCCACCTCAATCCGGTTGTCGAAGGAATTGAAGAAGCGCGGCTGGAGTTTTGTCGGCCCTACCACCGTCTATGCCTTCATGCAGGCGATGGGACTGGTTAATGATCACCTGGAAGGCTGCGTCTGCCGGGAGACTGTGGAGCAGTTGAAGGCCGGATTTGTAAGACCGAGCCAACCTTCAGCCAATTGAGGCAACAAGTTCCGGCAAGGCGCTGATCTCAGGTAATTCTCGAAAGCGCGGTGCATCGACAGGCTTTTCCACATGCTCAAAAACCCAGGTCAGTTCATGCGGCACGAACACACCCCAGGCACCGACCGCCAGCGCTGGGACGATGTCGGATTTCAGTGAATTGCCGACCATCATCGCGCGTTCCGGCTCATCGCCGTGCTTTGAAAAAAGCCGCCGATAGGTAGTGGCGTTTTTATCGGAGACGATTTCAACCGCGTCGAAAAAGTCGCCAAGCCCCGATTGCGCCAGCTTGCGCTCCTGGTCGAACAGGTCGCCCTTGGTAATCATCACCAGGAAATATCGCCCCGCCAAGGCTTCCAGCACATCGCGCACGCCGGGCAGCGTTTCCACGGGATGGCTGAGAAGATCGCGGCCAATCGCCAAAATCTCGCCGATCACCGTGCCGGGCGCCCTTCCCTCGGTAATTTCCAGCGCGGTCTCAATCATCGACAGGGTAAAACCTTTGATGCCGAAACCGTAATGGGCCAGATTACGCTTTTCCGCCTCCAATAGCCGATCCGAAATCATCGACGGCTCGGCGTAATCGGCCAGTAGCGACCGGAAATGCTCTTCCGTCAGCCGGTAGAATTGCTCGTTCTGCCACAACGTATCGTCGGCATCGAGGCCAATGGTGGTCAGAGCCCGCGTCATCTCTTCCTCCAAGCTACAGCGCCGTGCGTTTTATAAAACGCACAAAGGACGCTGTAACACTTTAAATCTGCTGCATAATTTTCTC is a window encoding:
- a CDS encoding DNA-3-methyladenine glycosylase I, producing MDSAGLIADDAGVWRCSWHGGLADYRRYHDEEWGRPVTDDHRLFEKICLEGFQSGLSWLTILRKRENFRAAFAGFDFAKVALFDDADIARCLADTGIVRHRGKIVSTINNARRALELQAEFGSLAAYFWRFEPGPEERPAKMDYATLRANPTSPTSIRLSKELKKRGWSFVGPTTVYAFMQAMGLVNDHLEGCVCRETVEQLKAGFVRPSQPSAN
- a CDS encoding HAD family hydrolase; this encodes MTRALTTIGLDADDTLWQNEQFYRLTEEHFRSLLADYAEPSMISDRLLEAEKRNLAHYGFGIKGFTLSMIETALEITEGRAPGTVIGEILAIGRDLLSHPVETLPGVRDVLEALAGRYFLVMITKGDLFDQERKLAQSGLGDFFDAVEIVSDKNATTYRRLFSKHGDEPERAMMVGNSLKSDIVPALAVGAWGVFVPHELTWVFEHVEKPVDAPRFRELPEISALPELVASIG